In the Labilithrix sp. genome, TCGAACGCGGTCCCGGATCACCAGAGCTTCCTCAGCGCGTACGCAATGTACTCGACCCCGCGGCGGGCGAGGGGGCGCGCGCGCCACTCGTGGAGGTCGAGGTTGGTCGCGTGCGCGAGGTCGCGATCGAACCACGCGCGGACGTGCTTCGCGAAGGCGGCGTCCTCGACCGCGATGTTGCACTCGAGGTTCTTCACCTGCGAGCGCTCGTCGAGGTTGTAGCTCCCGATCGTGACGAACGCGTCGTCGATGATCGCGGTCTTCGCGTGCATCATCGGGCCGTGGTGGGCGTAGATCTCGACGCCGTTCCGGAGGAGCGTCTCGTACATCGCCTCGAGCGCGTACTGCACGATCGTGACGTCGCTCTTCGCCGGCACGAGCACGCGCACGCGGGCGCCGCGGAGGACGGCGCGGTAGAGCGCGTTCCGGACGTGGCGGTCGGGGATGAAGTACGAGTTCGCGATCTCGATCGACTCCTGCGCGCGGTTGAGGCGCGCGAGGTACTCGCGGCGCAGGTTCCGCCGGCTCCGCCGCAAGCTCGCGAGGACGTAGACGCGGCCGCTCGGTCGCTTGTTCAGCGGGATCAGGTTCGGCGGGAACGCGAAGACGCTGCCGCCGCCCTTCGGGAGCCGGCGGAAGACCGCGCGCCGCCACGTCTTATAGAAGAGCGTGCGCAGCTCCTCCGCCGCGTGGCCGACGACCTCGACCATGTCGTCGCGCCACGCCTCGCCGCCGTCCTCGATCGGGAGCCATGGGCGCGCGAGGTTGAGGCCGCCGGTGAAGCCGCGCAGGCCGTCGACGAC is a window encoding:
- a CDS encoding cardiolipin synthase B, whose product is MSWWARSLADVPWFDVAGDKVRLLRDGREAFPAMLDAIASATREIVLEMYWVGTDAVGTKFREALVERARAGVTVRVIYDAIGSLSLTPSFWDPLVRAGGEFRDYHPISPLRPTFDLANIEQRNHRKILVVDGLRGFTGGLNLARPWLPIEDGGEAWRDDMVEVVGHAAEELRTLFYKTWRRAVFRRLPKGGGSVFAFPPNLIPLNKRPSGRVYVLASLRRSRRNLRREYLARLNRAQESIEIANSYFIPDRHVRNALYRAVLRGARVRVLVPAKSDVTIVQYALEAMYETLLRNGVEIYAHHGPMMHAKTAIIDDAFVTIGSYNLDERSQVKNLECNIAVEDAAFAKHVRAWFDRDLAHATNLDLHEWRARPLARRGVEYIAYALRKLW